One Aegilops tauschii subsp. strangulata cultivar AL8/78 chromosome 7, Aet v6.0, whole genome shotgun sequence genomic window carries:
- the LOC109760412 gene encoding sucrose:sucrose 1-fructosyltransferase-like isoform X1, with the protein MKSRAGTPPVLYSYASMQQRSGGGMRWRECVAVLGAAAMVVFVVAHSLLPGARVGDLGDVVSPVLRLRRARREEAAMPSSEKTVGEIGDEADGFPWSNAMLQWQRTGYHFQPDKNYMNGMESITSDDGIFRCKSSCVLSPRLALCLEEETDWQWLAAFFAVFLFVCLAEKETDHLLLTCSGDMHACMHADPNAPMYYRGWYHFFYQYNPEGVTWGNISWGHAVSRDMVHWHHLPLAMVPDRWYDINGVLTGSATILPDGNVVLLYTGNTDTLAQVQCVAEPADPHDPLLRTWIKHPANPVLFPPPGTYKKDFRDPMTAWFDKSDNTWRTMIGSKDNNGHAGIALMYKTKDFVKFELIPRPVHRVEGTGMWECVDFYPVRGNSNSSQEELYVLKASMDDERHDYYALGKYDAVTNTWTPLDPEADVGIGLRYNWGKLFASTTFYDPAKRRRVMWAYVGETDSNRTDLAKGWANLQAIPRTVALDEKTRTNLLQWPVEEIETLRHNATDLSGITISTGSVFPLHLRQAAQLDIEASFRLNTSDIAAHNEADIGYNCSTSGGATNRGALGPFGLLLTNGHSEQMAMYFYMSRSLDGDLRTHFCHDESQSSLARNVVKRVVGSTVPVLNGEALSARILVDHSIVESFVMGGRLTATSRVYPTEAIYEAAGLYVFNNATGSTLIVDKLVVHEMHSTPMQLDLFARD; encoded by the exons GCCCACTCGCTCCTCCCAGGGGCCAGGGTGGGGGATCTGGGCGACGTGGTTAGCCCGGTGCTCCGTCTCCGGAGagccaggcgggaggaggcggccatGCCGTCGTCGGAGAAGACGGTGGGGGAAATCGGCGATGAGGCCGATGGCTTCCCGTGGAGCAACGCCATGCTGCAGTGGCAGCGCACCGGTTACCATTTCCAGCCGGACAAGAACTACATGAACGGTATGGAATCCATTACTTCCGATGATGGAATTTTTAGATGCAAATCCTCCTGTGTTCTTTCTCCTCGCCTTGCTCTATGTTTGGAGGAAGAAACTGACTGGCAATGGCTAGCTGCCTTTTTTGCTGTCTTTTTGTTTGTTTGCTTGGCGGAGAAAGAAACTGACCACCTTTTGCTTACGTGCTCCGgcgacatgcatgcatgtatgcaTGCAGATCCAAACG CTCCAATGTACTACCGTGGATGGTACCACTTCTTTTACCAGTACAACCCGGAGGGTGTCACGTGGGGAAACATCTCGTGGGGCCACGCCGTGTCGCGAGACATGGTTCACTGGCACCACCTACCCCTCGCCATGGTGCCTGACCGATGGTACGACATTAACGGCGTTTTGACGGGCTCCGCCACCATACTTCCCGATGGCAACGTCGTCTTGCTCTACACAGGGAACACCGACACGCTCGCCCAGGTACAGTGTGTTGCCGAACCTGCAGACCCTCATGACCCTCTCCTCCGCACCTGGATCAAGCACCCCGCCAACCCGGTCCTCTTCCCGCCCCCCGGGACATACAAAAAGGACTTCCGTGACCCCATGACCGCATGGTTTGACAAGTCCGACAACACATGGCGCACCATGATCGGGTCCAAGGACAATAACGGGCATGCTGGTATCGCCCTCATGTACAAGACAAAAGACTTCGTCAAGTTCGAGCTCATCCCGCGTCCGGTCCACCGCGTCGAGGGCACCGGCATGTGGGAGTGCGTCGACTTCTACCCTGTTAGGGGCAATAGCAACTCATCACAGGAAGAGTTGTACGTCCTGAAGGCGAGCATGGACGATGAACGACATGACTACTACGCATTGGGAAAGTATGACGCAGTGACCAACACATGGACACCGCTGGACCCAGAAGCAGATGTGGGAATCGGACTGAGGTACAATTGGGGAAAGTTATTTGCGTCCACGACATTCTATGATCCGGCAAAGCGGCGACGTGTGATGTGGGCGTATGTTGGTGAGACAGATTCCAACCGGACCGACCTCGCCAAGGGATGGGCAAACCTCCAG GCGATTCCGAGGACGGTGGCGCTGGACGAGAAGACCCGGACGAACCTCCTCCAATGGCCGGTGGAGGAGATTGAGACCCTCCGTCATAATGCAACTGACCTCAGTGGCATCACCATCAGCACTGGCTCCGTCTTCCCCCTGCATCTCCGGCAAGCCGCTCAGCTCGACATAGAGGCCTCCTTCCGCCTCAACACTTCTGACATCGCAGCCCACAACGAGGCCGACATCGGCTACAACTGCAGCACTAGCggtggtgccaccaaccggggtGCGCTCGGCCCCTTCGGCCTCCTCCTCACCAACGGTCACAGTGAACAAATGGCAATGTACTTCTACATGTCTAGGAGCCTTGACGGGGACCTCCGGACCCACTTCTGCCATGACGAGTCGCAGTCATCGCTGGCCAGGAATGTTGTGAAGCGTGTGGTGGGCAGCACTGTTCCGGTGCTCAACGGAGAGGCCTTATCTGCTAGGATTCTTGTGGATCATTCCATTGTGGAGAGCTTCGTTATGGGCGGGAGATTGACGGCGACGTCCCGAGTGTACCCGACTGAGGCCATCTATGAGGCGGCTGGGCTGTACGTTTTCAACAATGCTACCGGCTCCACTCTCATCGTCGATAAGCTCGTGGTGCATGAGATGCATTCAA
- the LOC109760412 gene encoding sucrose:sucrose 1-fructosyltransferase-like isoform X3: MKSRAGTPPVLYSYASMQQRSGGGMRWRECVAVLGAAAMVVFVVAHSLLPGARVGDLGDVVSPVLRLRRARREEAAMPSSEKTVGEIGDEADGFPWSNAMLQWQRTGYHFQPDKNYMNETDHLLLTCSGDMHACMHADPNAPMYYRGWYHFFYQYNPEGVTWGNISWGHAVSRDMVHWHHLPLAMVPDRWYDINGVLTGSATILPDGNVVLLYTGNTDTLAQVQCVAEPADPHDPLLRTWIKHPANPVLFPPPGTYKKDFRDPMTAWFDKSDNTWRTMIGSKDNNGHAGIALMYKTKDFVKFELIPRPVHRVEGTGMWECVDFYPVRGNSNSSQEELYVLKASMDDERHDYYALGKYDAVTNTWTPLDPEADVGIGLRYNWGKLFASTTFYDPAKRRRVMWAYVGETDSNRTDLAKGWANLQAIPRTVALDEKTRTNLLQWPVEEIETLRHNATDLSGITISTGSVFPLHLRQAAQLDIEASFRLNTSDIAAHNEADIGYNCSTSGGATNRGALGPFGLLLTNGHSEQMAMYFYMSRSLDGDLRTHFCHDESQSSLARNVVKRVVGSTVPVLNGEALSARILVDHSIVESFVMGGRLTATSRVYPTEAIYEAAGLYVFNNATGSTLIVDKLVVHEMHSTPMQLDLFARD; the protein is encoded by the exons GCCCACTCGCTCCTCCCAGGGGCCAGGGTGGGGGATCTGGGCGACGTGGTTAGCCCGGTGCTCCGTCTCCGGAGagccaggcgggaggaggcggccatGCCGTCGTCGGAGAAGACGGTGGGGGAAATCGGCGATGAGGCCGATGGCTTCCCGTGGAGCAACGCCATGCTGCAGTGGCAGCGCACCGGTTACCATTTCCAGCCGGACAAGAACTACATGAACG AAACTGACCACCTTTTGCTTACGTGCTCCGgcgacatgcatgcatgtatgcaTGCAGATCCAAACG CTCCAATGTACTACCGTGGATGGTACCACTTCTTTTACCAGTACAACCCGGAGGGTGTCACGTGGGGAAACATCTCGTGGGGCCACGCCGTGTCGCGAGACATGGTTCACTGGCACCACCTACCCCTCGCCATGGTGCCTGACCGATGGTACGACATTAACGGCGTTTTGACGGGCTCCGCCACCATACTTCCCGATGGCAACGTCGTCTTGCTCTACACAGGGAACACCGACACGCTCGCCCAGGTACAGTGTGTTGCCGAACCTGCAGACCCTCATGACCCTCTCCTCCGCACCTGGATCAAGCACCCCGCCAACCCGGTCCTCTTCCCGCCCCCCGGGACATACAAAAAGGACTTCCGTGACCCCATGACCGCATGGTTTGACAAGTCCGACAACACATGGCGCACCATGATCGGGTCCAAGGACAATAACGGGCATGCTGGTATCGCCCTCATGTACAAGACAAAAGACTTCGTCAAGTTCGAGCTCATCCCGCGTCCGGTCCACCGCGTCGAGGGCACCGGCATGTGGGAGTGCGTCGACTTCTACCCTGTTAGGGGCAATAGCAACTCATCACAGGAAGAGTTGTACGTCCTGAAGGCGAGCATGGACGATGAACGACATGACTACTACGCATTGGGAAAGTATGACGCAGTGACCAACACATGGACACCGCTGGACCCAGAAGCAGATGTGGGAATCGGACTGAGGTACAATTGGGGAAAGTTATTTGCGTCCACGACATTCTATGATCCGGCAAAGCGGCGACGTGTGATGTGGGCGTATGTTGGTGAGACAGATTCCAACCGGACCGACCTCGCCAAGGGATGGGCAAACCTCCAG GCGATTCCGAGGACGGTGGCGCTGGACGAGAAGACCCGGACGAACCTCCTCCAATGGCCGGTGGAGGAGATTGAGACCCTCCGTCATAATGCAACTGACCTCAGTGGCATCACCATCAGCACTGGCTCCGTCTTCCCCCTGCATCTCCGGCAAGCCGCTCAGCTCGACATAGAGGCCTCCTTCCGCCTCAACACTTCTGACATCGCAGCCCACAACGAGGCCGACATCGGCTACAACTGCAGCACTAGCggtggtgccaccaaccggggtGCGCTCGGCCCCTTCGGCCTCCTCCTCACCAACGGTCACAGTGAACAAATGGCAATGTACTTCTACATGTCTAGGAGCCTTGACGGGGACCTCCGGACCCACTTCTGCCATGACGAGTCGCAGTCATCGCTGGCCAGGAATGTTGTGAAGCGTGTGGTGGGCAGCACTGTTCCGGTGCTCAACGGAGAGGCCTTATCTGCTAGGATTCTTGTGGATCATTCCATTGTGGAGAGCTTCGTTATGGGCGGGAGATTGACGGCGACGTCCCGAGTGTACCCGACTGAGGCCATCTATGAGGCGGCTGGGCTGTACGTTTTCAACAATGCTACCGGCTCCACTCTCATCGTCGATAAGCTCGTGGTGCATGAGATGCATTCAA
- the LOC109760412 gene encoding sucrose:sucrose 1-fructosyltransferase-like isoform X2 has product MKSRAGTPPVLYSYASMQQRSGGGMRWRECVAVLGAAAMVVFVVAHSLLPGARVGDLGDVVSPVLRLRRARREEAAMPSSEKTVGEIGDEADGFPWSNAMLQWQRTGYHFQPDKNYMNAAFFAVFLFVCLAEKETDHLLLTCSGDMHACMHADPNAPMYYRGWYHFFYQYNPEGVTWGNISWGHAVSRDMVHWHHLPLAMVPDRWYDINGVLTGSATILPDGNVVLLYTGNTDTLAQVQCVAEPADPHDPLLRTWIKHPANPVLFPPPGTYKKDFRDPMTAWFDKSDNTWRTMIGSKDNNGHAGIALMYKTKDFVKFELIPRPVHRVEGTGMWECVDFYPVRGNSNSSQEELYVLKASMDDERHDYYALGKYDAVTNTWTPLDPEADVGIGLRYNWGKLFASTTFYDPAKRRRVMWAYVGETDSNRTDLAKGWANLQAIPRTVALDEKTRTNLLQWPVEEIETLRHNATDLSGITISTGSVFPLHLRQAAQLDIEASFRLNTSDIAAHNEADIGYNCSTSGGATNRGALGPFGLLLTNGHSEQMAMYFYMSRSLDGDLRTHFCHDESQSSLARNVVKRVVGSTVPVLNGEALSARILVDHSIVESFVMGGRLTATSRVYPTEAIYEAAGLYVFNNATGSTLIVDKLVVHEMHSTPMQLDLFARD; this is encoded by the exons GCCCACTCGCTCCTCCCAGGGGCCAGGGTGGGGGATCTGGGCGACGTGGTTAGCCCGGTGCTCCGTCTCCGGAGagccaggcgggaggaggcggccatGCCGTCGTCGGAGAAGACGGTGGGGGAAATCGGCGATGAGGCCGATGGCTTCCCGTGGAGCAACGCCATGCTGCAGTGGCAGCGCACCGGTTACCATTTCCAGCCGGACAAGAACTACATGAACG CTGCCTTTTTTGCTGTCTTTTTGTTTGTTTGCTTGGCGGAGAAAGAAACTGACCACCTTTTGCTTACGTGCTCCGgcgacatgcatgcatgtatgcaTGCAGATCCAAACG CTCCAATGTACTACCGTGGATGGTACCACTTCTTTTACCAGTACAACCCGGAGGGTGTCACGTGGGGAAACATCTCGTGGGGCCACGCCGTGTCGCGAGACATGGTTCACTGGCACCACCTACCCCTCGCCATGGTGCCTGACCGATGGTACGACATTAACGGCGTTTTGACGGGCTCCGCCACCATACTTCCCGATGGCAACGTCGTCTTGCTCTACACAGGGAACACCGACACGCTCGCCCAGGTACAGTGTGTTGCCGAACCTGCAGACCCTCATGACCCTCTCCTCCGCACCTGGATCAAGCACCCCGCCAACCCGGTCCTCTTCCCGCCCCCCGGGACATACAAAAAGGACTTCCGTGACCCCATGACCGCATGGTTTGACAAGTCCGACAACACATGGCGCACCATGATCGGGTCCAAGGACAATAACGGGCATGCTGGTATCGCCCTCATGTACAAGACAAAAGACTTCGTCAAGTTCGAGCTCATCCCGCGTCCGGTCCACCGCGTCGAGGGCACCGGCATGTGGGAGTGCGTCGACTTCTACCCTGTTAGGGGCAATAGCAACTCATCACAGGAAGAGTTGTACGTCCTGAAGGCGAGCATGGACGATGAACGACATGACTACTACGCATTGGGAAAGTATGACGCAGTGACCAACACATGGACACCGCTGGACCCAGAAGCAGATGTGGGAATCGGACTGAGGTACAATTGGGGAAAGTTATTTGCGTCCACGACATTCTATGATCCGGCAAAGCGGCGACGTGTGATGTGGGCGTATGTTGGTGAGACAGATTCCAACCGGACCGACCTCGCCAAGGGATGGGCAAACCTCCAG GCGATTCCGAGGACGGTGGCGCTGGACGAGAAGACCCGGACGAACCTCCTCCAATGGCCGGTGGAGGAGATTGAGACCCTCCGTCATAATGCAACTGACCTCAGTGGCATCACCATCAGCACTGGCTCCGTCTTCCCCCTGCATCTCCGGCAAGCCGCTCAGCTCGACATAGAGGCCTCCTTCCGCCTCAACACTTCTGACATCGCAGCCCACAACGAGGCCGACATCGGCTACAACTGCAGCACTAGCggtggtgccaccaaccggggtGCGCTCGGCCCCTTCGGCCTCCTCCTCACCAACGGTCACAGTGAACAAATGGCAATGTACTTCTACATGTCTAGGAGCCTTGACGGGGACCTCCGGACCCACTTCTGCCATGACGAGTCGCAGTCATCGCTGGCCAGGAATGTTGTGAAGCGTGTGGTGGGCAGCACTGTTCCGGTGCTCAACGGAGAGGCCTTATCTGCTAGGATTCTTGTGGATCATTCCATTGTGGAGAGCTTCGTTATGGGCGGGAGATTGACGGCGACGTCCCGAGTGTACCCGACTGAGGCCATCTATGAGGCGGCTGGGCTGTACGTTTTCAACAATGCTACCGGCTCCACTCTCATCGTCGATAAGCTCGTGGTGCATGAGATGCATTCAA